Sequence from the Rutidosis leptorrhynchoides isolate AG116_Rl617_1_P2 chromosome 3, CSIRO_AGI_Rlap_v1, whole genome shotgun sequence genome:
atttttctggtgaaagattaaaaagaaggatgacagaaatgataactagaaaaatatcaaggattaaaacGGGAATAGGCATTTTCACAatgttttggatgtatgaattaagaaagaaagtataggaatggtgagaataatataacggaagagtttaatttgtaatggaaataacagacagagtaatcgaggcagatcaccgtatttaattatagagatcttaatttccttactcgccaaagaatcaaatcttttagatttagaagattttctttacatcccttgaattccggaattcaatcgcgactacgtcaaaagttatggaaaatctccatttctttatctcgatcttttgtgatagcttcatttatacgctCCGATTAATCGAGTCATTTtagccatattactcaatgatgataaaactctatttatcaactcatattcgtcatgaaaatatttttattgttaaccatgaccacctcactcaaatttcgggacgaaatttctttaacgggtaggtactgtgatgacccgggaattttcgaccaaatttaaccttgaatcttatatggttttgacacgataagcaaagtctgtaatgttgagtcttaaaacttttgaactatttacatggcttcagttaacctttgactactcccgacgattcacgaacaattgtgtgaatGTAAataggtaaatatatatatatatatatatatatatatatatatatatatatatatatatatatatatatatatatatatatatatatataatacaattattagatataaaataactaaagatataattgttatattaatattgatgttattactttcgttattatcattaatattaatatcaatattattattattatataatatatatatatatatatatatatatatatatgaaaattggATACATGTAATTATTAAGGAtatggttattattagtaataacattattattcTAATTAGTGGTAGAAATATgaattttgttattattaagattattaattaatattatattttttttaatacccattatcataaaaattattattaatattataaaattatcattaataatatcatttttttattattatcattgttgttaatattatcatttattaatatttttattgttattagtattattaatattaatatatttattaatgttaAATACATAATTCAtataaaagaaagaaaagagataGGAATCTGTTGAAGGTTATTTTCAACCTGTTGGAAATTGGTACTACTGTCCCTTGATTGTGCTGAATGACAAAAACGAGATTGAATACCAACAAATGCAGTTATACATCTATAtctactatatttattttatttttatttatcttttatttTTGTCTGAGTAAGAATTTGTCGACCCTTTCCTTATAAGTCGAATGTGTAACTTATTAGACATAAACCAGTCCATTTATTAGTACCATTATCAATTTCAATCTTTATCAACTGCATTCATAtggaaaataaaacagaaaaattcgATTTTTTCTTCATTATCTCTGTTTTAAAActtttcaaccaaaaatcaaatTTGAATCCATtttcaaaaactaataatgcaATTGTGTTAGGTTTACTCTAGTTGAACTTCCTGTAAAGTTTTGATTTCTAATTTTTCGATTTGAATTCAAATTTCCGAGTCAAACTTTCAATTTAAAAAAGTCAAATAGCTCGATCTTGTGAAATTCGTATTCGTTTGAATGTATCAAGTTCAATTGATGGTACCTAAAGTTTATAAAAATGATTTACAATCTTTTTTGTATAGAAACTTTCTTTTAAAACGACCTTAAGATCGAAATCAATTATCATGATGTTCATGAACCTTCAGTGacgggttttatatatatatatttttttcgattAACTAATTACAACAAACAACTACTACAAATGGTTTCTGTTTCATTTATATATCATCATTTAAATTCCAAGCTAACTGTTAGGATTGTGTTGGATCTCTGTGCGAtgtaattgaagaagaagaagatgaagtagaAAAATTGGTTAAATAGCTATAGGTTGGTTAGAATATCATAAAAGCAGAATTGGTTTGATGGTTGAGAGTGTTGTGCGttagcgggaggtcttgggttcgagacccGACTGAGGCATTCTTTTTTATATATATCCGAATATTTGAGTTAGTTATtatttcctttattattattattattattattattattattattattataattattattattattattattattattattattattattattattattattattattattattattattattattattattattattattattattgttattcttattcttattattattatatacttgttattattataattattataattattataattattattattgtgttaagcTATAAATTTATATGAAAAGAAAAATAATTAGAGAAGAATATAGTTAATGACAATTATGAATTAAATGTAATAATCATTATATTATGGTTCTGACTTAAACATggaaatatatgtataaatgataAGTATTATGATAAGATAATTCGAAGATGCAAGTTATGATGATTTATATAGTTATACGAAAGAATCACatgaatacatatatatttagacttatatatatataatacatgaagGATTAAAATTTAACATAAATATTAATGAGGACTTAATTAATGATTACTATTTAATATATTCAATAACTTTAAAATGAAAATGTTAGTTATATaggaatcgtatatatatatatattcaaagtacaaataatattatcattagtattataagtattactagagatataaattttaccattttagtattaatatcattattaggagtatgattaatattattattattatgaaaaataatacgatttactttcataaatattagtattattatcattttataagtatttgagttattatcattaacataaatattattaataagattattattattagcacttgcataaatattataattattactattactattattattattattattattattattattattattattattattattattattattattattattattattattattattattattattattattattattattactaatacaattagtaaatataatttattattaatacgattataattacaatgatgatatatattgttattactaaaaataatatcatttctaatatgtgtgttattattattaacatgtttaggattattattatcattattaacgatatcattattattattagtattatcattattaataaagttattattattattagaaactcattaatataaaaactatcatttttaacaaataaatatttttatacaaaatatatttagtacatataccaTAACGATATTAACATCTCATATAAATACATATgaacattatatagataaatatatatttttatcatgtataaGCTCTAAAATAAATTTGTTATGttagctatataaaatatataaaccaaatatattaaatttatctatatctatataacatatgagataacaagtatattattaatattaatatatatataaatttgtttgattacgattatatgttttaatagatatataaatgatataggttcgtgaatccgaggccaaccctgcgtcgttcaatatagtcatatgtatttttactacaaaatacattaggtgagtttcattaatccctttttaaatgcttttgcaatatatatttttgggactgagaatacatgcgctgtttttataactgttttatgaaatagacacaagtaattgaaactacattatatggttgaattatcgaaatcgaatatgccccttttattaagtctggtaatctaagaattagggaacagacaccctaattgacgcgaactctaaagatagatctatcaggcccaacaagccccatccaaagtaccggatgctttagtacttcgaaatttatatcatgtccgaaggaggatcctggaatgatggggatattcttagatgcatattgtgaatgtcggttaccaggtgttcaatcaatataaatgatatttttgtctctatgcatgggacgtatgtttatgagaaatggaaatatgaaatcttgtggtctattaaaattatgaaatgattattttatgttaaattaatgaactcaccaaccttttggttgacactttaaagcatgtttattctcaggtacgaaagaaatcttccgctgggcatttgctcatattagagatattacttggagtcattcatgacatatttcaaaagacgttgcattcgagtcattgagttcatcaagattattattaagtcaattatagtaagatatattatgaaatggtatgcatgttgtcaactttcgatgtaatgaaagattgtcttttcaaaaaacgaatgcaatgtttgtaaaatgtatcatatagaggtcaagtacctcgcaatgtaatcaactgttgtgaatcgtttataatcgaaatggacttcgtccggatggattaggacgggtcttcacacctttgtcaaaatatagccttaaattatccctaaactataccactcaaagtatatattaaactttcgagtgttttggtcatttacttctataaatcattgtctcactatttgttattatatatataataacaattcgttttatgaccagtttaatattatattttatatattttcaatattaatatatacgttttaaaatacatatcacaagttattcatatatctaattccaacagttaatattccttattattgtatgtctccaaattacgttatttaaacaaacactttaccatttatttcgaatatcgttaaaaatgaatgatttcccaaatcaacgtggacctcacaacagagactcgtaataatatcataatctttaagggactcaataaatatcttttaattcaatcgtttggcataatcttttaactccgtagttaaatatatcaatcagataatcaaaccaataaggttaatgcacagtatcgttttcataacactttgttacgttttcaagttatagtatatatatgtatctatttacatatatttgttcgcgaatcgttgagaataatcgaagggtatttgaatagttcaagaattttaggattcaacttcatagactttgcttatcgtgtcggaaacgttaaagattaagtttaaatttagtcagaaattttcgggtcatcacacagacGTTCCTTATTCCACTAACCCTAGCCCCGTTACCAATGCTCAATCCAACCCTATCGACATAAGCCCAACCACAATACCAACCACTATAGCTGTTGAGCCCATTAATGTTGAATCCCCAAGCCCATACAAACAAACTAACCTTCATAAGCCCATTACGGGTAGTACTTCAACTCCAGAAGAGGATACATTGGGCCTGGAAAATGAATGTTTTAACTTAAATGAAACAAGCCCACTTAAGAAACCCGACATCAGTTCCTGTGATCCCTTCAAGTTTACATCAAAATCAAATAGTGATGATTCTGGCGTTCCAAACACACAACCCCTCGACCTTACTTCTAAACTTGCAGACCAATCAACTAAGccaaacaaaaaaagaaaaaaaccctGCGAAACTACACCCTCGTCTCAACCTACAGAGTGTCTATGGGCAAGTGTAAGAAGATGGAATGCTTCATCTAGGATACTTAATCTGAAATCTCAAGCAAGATTGCACCCGAAAAAAAACCCGCagatcaaaatctggaacaagtagCAGCAGGTCCAAAGGTAATATTTCAAACTCTGAAAACTCTTTGCATTATGAGGAAATAGGTTCGATTCTAGGGCTCTCCAAGAGACAAGGACCCGGCCTTTAATCGGGTTACCCCTCGGGTTATTTTTAACTAATATTTTTTAAAATGAAGATAATCTCGTTAAACATTAGAGGATTAGGGCTTGATGATAAAGACAAATTAAAACTAAATTGGTTCAAAAGATTATGCAATCGTGAAAAACCAAACTTTTTAGCGTTACAAGAAACTAAATGTCAAAACTTTCCAGAATTCTGGATCGAAAAATTTTGTGGTAACTCGGATTATAAATATTGTTGCAAAAAAGCTAAAGGGAATTCGGGCGGGCTTCTTATGGTTTGGGATCCTAACCTTTTTGTTACTAACTATATTGTTGAGCGAGAAACCTTTATTGCGATAAAAGGTAATTGGAAAAGTGTAGGTGAGGAGTTGGTTCTTATAAACGTATATGGTCCACAAAACGATGAAGGTAAAAAGCAAATGTGGAAAGATCTTAAAGAGGTTATGAATTATGATGAGGCCTTATGGATGATTTTTGGGGATTTCAATGAAGTAAGGTTTGCTTCCGAAAGGAAAAATACCTTTTTATTGAAAATAGGGCCAAATGGTTTAACGATTTCATAAAAGATTGCAATCTTCTTGATATCCCGCTTGGAGGTCGGTTATATACTAGGATTAGCGATAATGGCCACAAATTTAGTAAACTTGATCGATTTATCATTTCCGAAAATGTTTTACAAAAATGGCCTAATTTGAATGCGGTTGTGCTCGACAAAAAATATACGGATCATTGCCCGATAATGCTTCAAGAGGGTAATATCTATTTTGGGCCGAAACTGATTAAAGTCTTCGACGAATGGATAAAACATAAAGACGCACAGAGTATTGTCGAAAAAGCTTGGAGTATGGAGGTTAAGGGATGGAGACATGATGTTATCTTTAGAGAAAAATTGAAAAACGTTAAGATGGAACTCAAAAAATGGTACTCCACCTCACAATGTAAATTAAAAGGTGAAATCGAAGAACTCACAAAGAAGGTTATCGATTGGGAGCTAAAGGCTGAAGTTTCTAACTTAAGTGATATCGATTTGCTAGCATGGAACACGGATCGTGATAAGCTCTTTCAAAAAGAAAAAAATCAAACTGAAATGTTAAAACAAAAAGCAAGGTACAAATGGGCATTAGAAGGTGACGAGAATAGTAATTTTTTTTCACTCTTGTATTCGCAAACGACAACACAAGAATAATATCCACGGAGTCAATGCTAATGGAGTCTGGACCACGGATCCCACTGTGATTAAAAACGAAGCTCACAAGCACTTCGCAAACTTGTTATCGGGTAATAAAAAAGACAGTCTTCTACTAGAAAATTGGGATGGACCTAGAATCGAAAAAGCACTTGCAGATAAACTTGAAGAAGAGTTTTCTGAACTCGAAACACTCGAGGCAATAAAGAGTTGTGGAAAAAATAAAGCCCCGGGACCCGACGGGTtcaatttattattttacatcaagTTCTGGGATATTATCAAAGTCGACCTCATGAAGGCAATCACTTGGTTCTGGAACTCAGGTTCAATCTCAAATGGATGCAACGCCTCTTTTATCACGCTCATTCCGAAGGTAAAAGATCCTTTAAATTTTTCCAACTTTCACCCAATAAGTCTTATAAACAGTTATTACAAAATTTTCTCAAAAATCATGGCCAATAGAATTAGGAAGGTAATCCCGAGATTAATTGGCAATGAACAAAGTGCCTTTATAAGTAACAGAAACATTCTTGATGGGATTTTGGTGGCTTTAGAAACGGTCGATGACTTAAAAAGGAAAAAACAAAAAAGTTTTATTTTCAAAGTTGATTTCGAAAAAGCCTTCGATTGTGTTGATTGGGATTTTTTTAACAAAAATCATGAATTTCATGGGTTTCGGGGAGAAATAGATAAAGTGGGTCAATGCGTGTCTATCTTCTACCTCCATCTCGGTCTTAATAAATGGATCACCAACCGAACAATTCTTTTCAAAACGGAGTGTACGACAAGGTGACCCCCTTTCaccttttttatttattattgcaAGTGAAGGGTTAAATTATTTACTTAATAAGTCTCTAAATGAAAGAATAATTAGTGGGGTCAAAGTGGGTAATGATAATGTGACGGTTtcgcatctccaatatgcggacgaCACAATAATATTTTGCAATTGGAATAAACGTGATGTTAGAAACACTCTTAAAATTCTAAAATGTTTTGAGGATCTTTCCGGTCTTAAAATAAATCTAAACAAAAGTTGCGTATATGGTATTAATACATCTAAAAGTGAATTAAATAGTCTAGCATCTTGGTTTGGTTGTCTTGAGGGGTCCTTTCCTTTCATTTATCTCGGACTACCTATCGGGGCCAACCTCAAACTCTATAAAAATTGAACGCCTGTGTTCGATAAATTTAAAAACCGGCTCGCGGATTGGAAATGTAAATCTATATCCTTCAGAGGTAGACTCACTTTAATCAAGTCGGTCCTCTCTAGTCTACCTCTTTATTACTTTTCACTTTTTAAGGCCCCGGTGGGTGTTTTAAAAGACCTTGAAGGAATTAGGAGAGACTTTTTTTGGGGTGGTTCTAATGAACAAAAAAAGATGGCGTGGGTTAATTGGAACCAAATTTTGTTACTTTATGATTCGGGTGGGTTAAACATTAGttctctaaaaaataaaaatttggccCTCCTAACTAAATGGTGGTGGAAATTCTTATCAAACAAGGAGGCACTTTGGATAAAGGTCATAAAAAGTATCTATGGATATAACAGTGGGCTAGAATGTATCTCTCCTAATCCTACAAATATCAAAGGATTAACCGGCACTACGTGGTCCAATATTATCAATGTCAAACACACCCTAACCAAGTTAGGGTGTGATATTACTAACGAGTTTGTTAAGCTTATTGGTTCAGGGACGGAAACATTGTTTTGGCATGACATATGGATTGGCGAAACAGTTTTAAAGCAAGCTTTCCCAAAGTTATTCAGGCTCGAATCAAACAAATTGGCGATGGTCTCGGACAGGGTGCAGTGGACAGGTGTAGAGGGACGTGTACAGTTCTCATGGCAATGGTCGACACTTCCTAGATGGCGTATACTTTTTGACCTTCAACAGCTCGAAAATCGGCTATCAGTAGCCAAATGCTCGGGTAAAAATGTTGACGTTTGGGTCTGGAAACCGTGTTGCTCCGGTATTTACACCACGAAGTCATTGATCGAGATGTTAAACTCCTCTGTTGATACACATGTCAAACCTACTATTAGAAACAATCTAATCCCACAAAAAGTGGGTATCCTAATGTGGCGTGCCTCCCAAAATAAATTACCTGTAAGATCTGAATTAGATCGTCGGGGAATTGATTTGGATTCTGTTAGATGTCCGGTTTGTGACGACGATATTGAATCCATAAATCACTCATTCATCCTCTGCAAAACGACTTTTGACATATGGGAAAGAATTTACAAATGGTGGAACCTTAACTTAACAATTTTCGCGGATATAAATGAACTCACAAAAGGCTCGAATTCACAAATTCATACGGCAACCGGAGCCTCCATATGGCAAGCTATAGTCTGGGTCACTAGCTACTTCATTTGGAAAAATAGAAACGACCACGTGTTTAATAAGACCAGATTTTGCAACGCTAAAATAGTCTCCGAAATTCAAATCAAATCCTTTGAATGGATTTCATCGAGGCTAAAAAATGGGTATATAGATTGGCATAATTGGCTAGTAAACCCGAGAAAATTCGATGTCAACCTGCCAAATAAAGAAGGTATCGGTTAATAATTCAGGGTTTTTTCATCCTCTCTCGCAGGTGATCTCTTAGTTAGTACCTAAATGGTGCCGGTTATTAATTGCTTTGTCGCTAAGATAGTTTAGTACTGTAATTATAATCGACCCAGCTTATCTATATTGAGGAAAAGCTGAGAGTTAGCCTGTGAGTTGAGGGTTTTTCCCTGTGTTATAGTTCGAGTATACCTCTTAGATCGGTAGGGACTAGCTATACATGTAAATGCTCTCGTGTGTATGTTTCGTGTTTTATGGCCTTTGGCCCTCTCTGTACTTCTTTTTCTTTAATAAAATTGTTaatctttccaaaaaaaaaaaaaaaaaaaaaaaactacaataTGACAATTATTTTGGACGCTTAGAATATCTATTTAATTAAATAGATAAAAGTTTATGAAAATTTCTAAATTACCATTCCTACTATTATAATTCATTTAATTCATTGAAATCTTCAATTAAATGTATTTTGAATATAAAGGCAAATTTATATTAATTTGAATAATTTAATTGCAATGAATTTCAACTAAATTTATTTGAATAATTTTAATTGCAATAAAATTTTCTAGAGCAACTAAAAATGAGACAATTTGATTGTGCTTAACATTCGGAGTGTTAAACTTATCAACttttttcatatataaaaaataagTTATCTTTATGTTTTTTCTGATGGATTGATTTATAATTTCAGATgagtttataattttaaaagttaattattgagttagaagatgatattctatattttttttaattattaatttgtaTATGAATTCAAACAATTATTTTGAGATTTCAACTATTGattcaataatttaaattaaacTACTTTCTTATtcgtaatattaattaattaattaattattaaattattgatTATTATGTGATTTACCGTCTATGTCTCGTATGGAATTGGTGCGGGTTTTTTCTTGGGCATGCAGTTAGGAGCGGGTATAGCAACTGCAAGAGATGATCGCGTAGGTGGTTAAATTACCCTGGGTGATCTCAATTAactgctaaaaaaaaaaaaaaaaagtatatatgATTAACCTTAAAATATCAACTCCACTGCTAAAATTTACTGTGTTCATTGGCTCTGAGCTGTCTAACCTCTCTTAAGTATGCATATTTATATTTACCTTAAATAACTTAAAAATTCATAAGCTATTTATTGGAGTAAAATTAAAGAATGATTTTGTTCACGTATGTATATCCCTCTCAAACATGTAAACTCTCCTGCCTGACTATAGATTAACTTAACTTATATACGGAGTAAAATTTATGTATTTAT
This genomic interval carries:
- the LOC139902203 gene encoding uncharacterized protein, which codes for MKIISLNIRGLGLDDKDKLKLNWFKRLCNREKPNFLALQETKCQNFPEFWIEKFCGNSDYKYCCKKAKGNSGGLLMVWDPNLFVTNYIVERETFIAIKGNWKSVGEELVLINVYGPQNDEGKKQMWKDLKEVMNYDEALWMIFGDFNEVRAKWFNDFIKDCNLLDIPLGGRLYTRISDNGHKFSKLDRFIISENVLQKWPNLNAVVLDKKYTDHCPIMLQEGNIYFGPKLIKVFDEWIKHKDAQSIVEKAWSMEVKGWRHDVIFREKLKNVKMELKKWYSTSQCKLKGEIEELTKKVIDWELKAEVSNLSDIDLLAWNTDRDKLFQKEKNQTEMLKQKASLLLENWDGPRIEKALADKLEEEFSELETLEAIKSCGKNKAPGPDGFNLLFYIKFWDIIKVDLMKAITWFWNSGSISNGCNASFITLIPKAPVGVLKDLEGIRRDFFWGGSNEQKKMAWVNWNQILLLYDSGGLNISSLKNKNLALLTKWWWKFLSNKEALWIKVIKSIYGYNSGLECISPNPTNIKGLTGTTWSNIINVKHTLTKLGCDITNEFVKLIGSGTETLFWHDIWIGETVLKQAFPKLFRLESNKLAMVSDRVQWTGVEGRVQFSWQWSTLPRWRILFDLQQLENRLSVAKCSGKNVDVWVWKPCCSGIYTTKSLIEMLNSSVDTHVKPTIRNNLIPQKVGILMWRASQNKLPVRSELDRRGIDLDSVRCPMSL